One window of Pyxicephalus adspersus chromosome 4, UCB_Pads_2.0, whole genome shotgun sequence genomic DNA carries:
- the LOC140329814 gene encoding uncharacterized protein, translating to MAGNVRTLRYGMPFAHFLAPRPSHTWEPPQQAPQVNRERATCRGLVDMSDELLLHILNFLDAFTLLRAGVVCRTLYRISSTDSLWAKHCQATFGCGFRTGCGDCTPKEAFKLLYIWRTLYGTLPYNRPLQDIFFSGFPLKRYWAQLLTLEEMIPLPPIELPDHEIVDIWGIPQDLLDEKHKGDDELEWLYNQYNKMRFQWLFSYWLFGLSRSGAKQLQRIYLWWQRFDKRKVWQWGSANCDVKYFASLHGVTNDFWNGKLANGDENIGIQTVENYFSMCRSLLAWILGRKWGRFKQKKVYRDTLEGVYRVLKSEMQVAYIGHEHFWVTAKVQMHRVCNLEQHAGNYVNWKIIDALPCYRLFMATGENFYLQQIKNFLLRKQIVNNWIHHRDNLWVSSVLPESLFNLLEYDTKIYEDKLHGDSVGAHLSRLVWLFLHSGQQIFMDAMKGFVYQCAYASYINQMYENSSIPRVSFY from the exons ATGGCGGGGAATGTTCGTACACTACGGTATGGAATGCCATTCGCACACTTTTTGGCTCCGCGGCCTAGTCACACCTGGGAACCGCCCCAGCAGGCGCCGCAGGTGAACAGAGAGCGCGCCACCTGCCGGGGGTTAGTGGATATGAGCGATGAGCTCCTGCTGCACATTCTCAACTTCCTGGATGCCTTCACCTTGTTGCGTGCTGGGGTGGTGTGCCGCACTCTGTACAGGATCAGCAGCACCGACAGTTTGTGGGCAAAGCACTGCCAG gcTACCTTTGGCTGTGGTTTTAGGACTGGCTGTGGTGACTGTACCCCCAAAGAAGCCTTTAAACTTCTTTACATTTGGAGGACGTTGTACGGCACATTACCATACAACAGGCCATTGCAAGACATCTTTTTTTCAGGGTTTCCTCTAAAAAGGTATTGGGCACAGCTGCTAACACTAGAAGAAATGATACCACTCCCCCCTATCGAGCTTCCCGATCACGAAATTGTAGATATTTGGGGTATACCGCAAGATCTCCTTGACGAAAAGCACAAAG GTGATGATGAACTGGAGTGGCTTTATAACCAGTACAACAAAATGAGATTCCAGTGGTTGTTTTCCTATTGGCTGTTTGGCCTTTCCAGGTCAGGCGCCAAGCAGCTGCAAAGAATTTACCTATGGTGGCAAAGGTTTGATAAAAGGAAAGTGTGGCAGTGGGGCTCTGCAAACTGTGATGTCAAGTATTTTGCATCTCTTCATGGTGTTACAAATGACTTCTGGAATGGAAAGCTGGCCAATGGTGATGAGAATATAG gTATTCAAACTGTAGAGAACTACTTCTCAATGTGCAGATCTCTCTTGGCATGGATTTTGGGGCGTAAATGGGGAAGATTTAAACAAAAGAAG GTTTACAGGGACACATTGGAAGGTGTATACCGTGTTTTGAAGTCTGAGATGCAAGTTGCATATATAGGCCATGAACACTTTTGGGTTACAGCTAAAGTTCAGATGCACAGGGTTTGTAATCTTGAACAACATGCTGGAAACTATGTGAACTGGAAGATCATAGATGCACTGCCATGCTACAG ATTGTTCATGGCCACTGGAGAAAATTTCTACTTGCAACAAATTAAGAACTTCCTGTTAAGAAAACAAATTGTGAACAACTGGATCCATCATCGGGATAATTTATGGGTGAGCAGCGTGTTGCCGGAGAGCCTTTTCAATCTACTGGAATACGACACAAAGATTTATGAAG ataaaCTTCATGGAGATTCAGTGGGTGCCCACTTAAGCAGATTGGTCTGGCTCTTTCTGCATTCTGGTCAGCAGATCTTCATGGATGCAATGAAGGGTTTTGTTTATCAATGTGCTTATGCAAGTTATATAAACCAAATGTATGAAAATAGCAGTATACCCCGTGTGAGCTtttattag